In one window of Poriferisphaera corsica DNA:
- the ald gene encoding alanine dehydrogenase, which yields MKIGTVTEIKTHEYRVGLTPSCVKAYVGRGHEVMVQQGAGDGAGFSDEQYIEAGATIAPDRETVFAEAEMIVKVKEPQPDECKLFREGQLLYTYLHLAADEPLTTALLEKKVQGVAYETIETANGGLPCLRPMSAIAGRLSIQEGAKYLEKTYGGRGVLLGGVPGIERGKVAVIGGGEVGLNAAKMAVGLGAEVTILDICADRLAYLDDIFGGRVTTLYSNAGNIEKVIKESDLIVGAVLLPGKKAPHLIKRDQLKMMKKGAVIADVAVDQGGCIETTKATTHSDPIFVIDDVVHYCVANMPGAVARSSTLALTSTTLPYGLLLADKGLEEACKICKELLPGVNVLEGKCTYEGVAEAFGLEYTPVEKVLFKN from the coding sequence ATGAAAATAGGAACAGTAACCGAGATCAAGACACATGAGTATCGTGTGGGTCTGACACCCTCGTGTGTGAAGGCGTATGTTGGTCGCGGCCATGAAGTGATGGTTCAGCAGGGTGCGGGTGATGGTGCTGGTTTCTCAGACGAGCAATACATCGAAGCGGGTGCGACGATCGCGCCTGATCGTGAGACGGTTTTTGCGGAAGCAGAGATGATCGTCAAGGTTAAAGAGCCTCAGCCAGACGAATGCAAGCTATTTCGTGAGGGACAGTTGCTGTACACGTACTTGCACCTGGCTGCGGACGAACCTTTAACGACGGCATTGCTTGAGAAGAAGGTTCAGGGCGTAGCTTACGAGACGATTGAAACGGCCAATGGTGGGTTGCCATGCCTTCGTCCGATGAGCGCGATTGCTGGGCGTCTTTCGATTCAGGAAGGTGCAAAGTACCTTGAGAAAACATACGGTGGCCGGGGCGTGCTGCTTGGCGGCGTGCCTGGTATCGAGCGTGGCAAGGTTGCTGTGATTGGTGGCGGCGAGGTCGGTTTGAATGCTGCGAAGATGGCAGTTGGCTTGGGCGCTGAGGTGACGATTCTTGATATTTGTGCAGATCGTTTGGCATATTTGGATGACATCTTTGGTGGCCGCGTGACGACGCTGTACAGCAATGCGGGGAATATCGAGAAGGTCATCAAGGAAAGCGACCTGATTGTGGGAGCGGTATTGCTTCCGGGCAAGAAGGCTCCACATCTGATCAAGCGTGATCAGCTTAAGATGATGAAAAAGGGTGCTGTGATTGCTGACGTTGCGGTTGACCAGGGCGGTTGCATTGAGACAACGAAAGCGACGACGCATAGTGATCCGATCTTTGTTATTGATGATGTGGTGCACTACTGCGTGGCGAATATGCCGGGTGCTGTTGCGAGAAGCTCAACGCTAGCATTGACGAGTACAACATTGCCATACGGTTTGCTGTTGGCGGATAAGGGCCTTGAAGAAGCATGTAAAATATGCAAGGAACTGTTGCCAGGCGTAAACGTGCTGGAAGGCAAGTGCACTTATGAAGGTGTTGCAGAAGCTTTTGGTTTAGAATACACGCCAGTTGAGAAAGTTTTGTTCAAGAACTGA
- the scpB gene encoding methylmalonyl-CoA decarboxylase has protein sequence MSLIEIKTENHIATLTLNDPTKRNCLSASLIEQLLHAFDACEKQNIRVIILTANTHASQSNDSPTTTQKTEGNTGEGGGGGVFSAGHNIDEIPIDKQDPVTWNVPYVTLLRKVRHTLTPVIASINGSVWGGACDLAVSCDMIVATTNTSFAITPAKLGLPYNTVGVSHFLGSLPTHVVKEMFMTALPLSADRAHNFGLVNRLVSPENLQSETLTLAARVASMAPLCLRVLKAELVKLSDAMNISADDFEHIQMLRRQAFRSQDFQEGIRAFHEKRPPNFKGF, from the coding sequence ATGTCACTGATAGAAATAAAAACTGAAAACCACATCGCCACGCTCACCCTCAACGACCCTACCAAACGCAACTGCCTTTCTGCCTCGCTTATCGAACAGCTTCTCCACGCCTTCGATGCCTGCGAAAAACAAAACATCCGTGTCATCATCCTCACAGCCAACACTCATGCATCGCAATCCAATGACTCGCCAACCACGACTCAAAAAACAGAAGGAAATACAGGGGAGGGTGGGGGAGGAGGGGTGTTTTCTGCAGGGCACAATATCGACGAAATCCCCATTGATAAGCAAGACCCCGTTACATGGAACGTCCCCTACGTCACGCTCCTCCGCAAAGTCCGCCACACTCTCACCCCCGTCATCGCCTCAATCAATGGTTCCGTCTGGGGTGGCGCCTGCGACCTCGCAGTGAGCTGTGATATGATCGTCGCAACAACAAACACGTCCTTCGCCATCACCCCTGCCAAGCTCGGCCTCCCCTACAACACCGTTGGCGTCTCCCATTTCCTCGGCTCACTCCCCACGCACGTTGTCAAAGAAATGTTCATGACCGCCCTTCCGCTCTCCGCCGACCGCGCCCACAACTTCGGCCTCGTCAATCGCCTCGTCTCGCCCGAAAACCTTCAATCGGAAACCCTCACCCTCGCCGCTCGCGTTGCCTCCATGGCTCCCCTCTGTCTTCGTGTTCTCAAAGCCGAACTCGTCAAACTCTCCGATGCTATGAACATCTCCGCTGACGATTTTGAACATATCCAAATGCTCCGCCGCCAAGCGTTTCGCTCTCAGGATTTCCAGGAAGGCATCCGCGCCTTCCACGAAAAACGCCCACCCAATTTTAAAGGCTTTTAA
- a CDS encoding DUF1338 domain-containing protein: MRDAHELLAKLWENYSNLIPQAKEIHGLLEARGDKVANDHIALRTYNDPRIGVESLAKYFERFGYKACGEYEFKAKKLRAKHFEHEDPDLPLVFISELKTEEFSDELQSAVKGFVDQIKDEDYARDDFPCIGRPWDVSHETYLKLADESEYAGWMAAFGFRANHFTVYINALSSMKSLEEMNQFLKDNGYPLNTSGGEIKGTPEMLLEQSSTLADKVEIPFTDGKFVIPSCYYEFARRYPKPNGEIFTGFVAQSADKIFESTDRQKA; the protein is encoded by the coding sequence ATGAGAGACGCACATGAACTATTGGCTAAATTATGGGAAAATTACAGCAATTTGATACCACAGGCAAAAGAGATTCACGGGCTTTTGGAAGCACGTGGCGATAAGGTTGCGAATGATCATATTGCATTACGAACTTACAATGATCCACGGATTGGAGTTGAATCGCTAGCTAAATATTTCGAGCGTTTTGGCTACAAGGCTTGTGGTGAATATGAGTTTAAGGCAAAGAAATTACGAGCCAAGCATTTTGAGCACGAAGATCCTGATTTGCCATTGGTATTTATTAGTGAGCTTAAGACAGAAGAGTTTAGTGACGAATTACAATCGGCGGTCAAAGGATTTGTCGATCAAATTAAAGATGAAGATTATGCCCGCGATGATTTCCCATGTATCGGCAGGCCATGGGATGTTTCACATGAGACATATTTGAAATTGGCTGATGAATCTGAGTACGCGGGATGGATGGCGGCATTTGGTTTTAGAGCAAACCACTTTACGGTGTACATCAATGCGCTATCATCGATGAAAAGCCTTGAAGAAATGAATCAGTTTTTAAAGGATAATGGCTACCCACTGAATACGAGTGGTGGTGAAATCAAAGGTACGCCTGAGATGCTTTTAGAACAGAGTTCGACACTGGCAGATAAGGTTGAAATTCCATTTACTGATGGCAAGTTTGTGATTCCATCGTGTTATTATGAATTCGCTCGTCGATACCCGAAGCCGAATGGTGAGATATTCACTGGTTTTGTCGCCCAATCTGCTGATAAAATCTTTGAAAGTACGGATAGGCAAAAAGCTTAA
- a CDS encoding Lrp/AsnC family transcriptional regulator produces the protein MVPDETDWKITEILRQSYESNNQIARQLGVSEGMVRKRVQRLKEAGILKVRALINPDVLDNQQVAVIGVNVKESRLLDQKASDISDLDCVLSVSVVSGRYDLLVELLVDSNRGMVQFLTETLPQVDGISATESFLLLKSYKKYV, from the coding sequence ATGGTCCCTGACGAAACGGACTGGAAAATCACAGAGATTCTGAGGCAGAGCTACGAATCGAACAATCAGATTGCGAGACAGTTAGGTGTTTCGGAAGGGATGGTTCGCAAACGTGTGCAAAGGCTGAAAGAGGCTGGGATTCTAAAGGTGCGTGCACTGATTAATCCGGATGTTTTGGATAATCAGCAGGTGGCTGTGATCGGGGTGAACGTGAAAGAATCAAGATTGCTTGATCAGAAGGCGAGTGATATTTCAGATTTGGACTGCGTTTTGTCCGTTTCGGTTGTATCTGGACGTTATGATCTTTTGGTTGAGCTACTAGTTGATTCGAATCGCGGGATGGTCCAGTTTTTAACCGAGACGCTGCCACAGGTCGATGGGATCTCTGCGACCGAGAGTTTTTTATTGCTGAAAAGTTATAAAAAATATGTGTAA
- a CDS encoding cation diffusion facilitator family transporter, which translates to MSDDKKKREDLVFKVSILGALFFALVGVGWGLAIGSRMILFDGLYSFLGVTLTSVSVYVNRLVRRPEDGRFPFGREQMIPFALSMRSGVLAVLCLYAGTNAVLNLLSGGHEVDAVSGSMYAVLSTVGCFVVWMLLSREHGRIGSDMVKVESHQWLLDTMLSGAVLVGFVFDLLIQGTRLGWLGMYIDSGMVLIACLVFLPMPLQQMVKGCGELLLMGLKHESRTRIEEAVKGALAKYSVSRCVLRATKSGDMVTVELDVILPEDYVVGSVKELDEIRERVAESLRFVEGKLWLSVTFTGDEKWV; encoded by the coding sequence ATGAGCGATGACAAGAAGAAGCGTGAAGATTTGGTTTTTAAGGTTTCGATATTAGGGGCGTTATTTTTTGCGTTGGTTGGTGTGGGGTGGGGGCTGGCGATTGGGTCGCGGATGATCTTGTTTGATGGGTTGTATTCGTTTTTGGGGGTCACGCTGACGAGTGTTTCGGTGTATGTGAATCGTCTGGTGAGAAGGCCGGAGGATGGGCGGTTTCCGTTTGGGAGGGAACAGATGATCCCGTTTGCGCTGTCGATGCGATCGGGAGTGTTGGCGGTGTTGTGCTTATATGCGGGAACGAATGCGGTGCTAAATTTGTTGAGTGGGGGGCATGAGGTGGATGCGGTGTCGGGGTCGATGTATGCGGTGCTTTCGACGGTGGGTTGTTTTGTGGTGTGGATGCTATTGAGTCGGGAGCATGGCCGGATTGGGAGTGATATGGTGAAGGTGGAGAGCCATCAGTGGTTGCTGGATACGATGCTGAGTGGGGCGGTGCTGGTGGGGTTTGTGTTTGATCTACTCATACAGGGGACAAGGCTGGGGTGGTTAGGGATGTATATTGATTCGGGGATGGTTTTGATTGCGTGCCTGGTGTTCTTGCCAATGCCGCTACAGCAGATGGTGAAAGGATGTGGGGAGTTGCTGTTGATGGGGCTAAAGCATGAATCGCGGACGCGGATTGAAGAGGCGGTCAAGGGAGCGCTTGCGAAGTATTCGGTGAGCCGATGTGTGCTGAGGGCGACCAAAAGCGGGGATATGGTGACGGTGGAATTGGATGTGATCTTGCCTGAGGATTATGTGGTGGGATCTGTGAAAGAACTGGATGAGATACGGGAGCGAGTGGCGGAATCGCTAAGGTTTGTGGAGGGGAAATTGTGGCTGTCGGTGACGTTCACGGGTGACGAGAAGTGGGTGTGA
- a CDS encoding AraC family transcriptional regulator: MNAAPASKSITREEYHQRILTTLLYIENNLDADLSLETLADLSYFSPYHFHRIFTSIVGETFKAHIRRARLQRAYNQLIHTDLTILDIALAAHYSTHESFTRSFSQHFGFTPSTLRNTIKANPFTRMNINFEGGRPSLSYIHLFNKEIHVEVSIKNLDPIPVAYLRHIGDYMGVGETFSRLEQTLAQQKLKPNDSISLGIYHDDPDTTETEKLRADICASVSSDFKPFDDIGFQTVPAGKYAVAVHRGPYHKLKETYNAFYGSWLPNSGHTPRNQPPFEIYVTDPATTAPEDLITEIHMPIEG, encoded by the coding sequence ATGAACGCAGCACCAGCCTCTAAGAGCATCACCCGTGAAGAGTACCACCAGCGCATCCTCACAACACTTCTATATATAGAGAACAACCTTGATGCCGACCTCTCACTCGAAACTCTTGCTGACCTCTCCTACTTCTCACCCTACCACTTCCACCGTATTTTCACCTCAATCGTTGGTGAAACATTCAAAGCGCACATCCGACGTGCGCGTCTCCAACGCGCCTACAACCAGCTCATCCACACAGACCTCACCATCCTAGATATCGCACTCGCCGCGCACTACTCCACCCACGAATCCTTCACGCGTTCCTTCAGCCAGCATTTCGGCTTCACCCCCTCAACGCTTCGCAACACCATCAAAGCTAACCCCTTCACCCGAATGAATATTAACTTCGAGGGAGGACGTCCTTCCCTTTCTTATATACACCTTTTCAATAAGGAGATTCACGTGGAAGTATCAATCAAAAATCTTGATCCAATCCCCGTTGCCTACCTCCGCCATATCGGCGACTACATGGGTGTCGGCGAAACCTTCAGCCGTCTCGAGCAAACCCTCGCTCAACAAAAACTCAAACCCAATGATTCCATCTCTCTAGGCATCTATCACGACGATCCCGATACCACCGAAACTGAAAAGCTCCGCGCAGACATCTGTGCATCCGTTTCGTCCGACTTTAAACCTTTCGATGATATCGGCTTTCAAACCGTCCCCGCAGGTAAATACGCCGTCGCAGTACATCGTGGCCCATACCACAAACTCAAAGAAACCTACAACGCATTCTACGGCTCATGGCTCCCCAACTCCGGACATACACCCCGTAACCAACCACCCTTCGAAATCTATGTCACCGACCCCGCTACCACTGCACCCGAAGATCTCATCACTGAAATCCACATGCCAATCGAAGGTTAA
- a CDS encoding arginine N-succinyltransferase, whose translation MVIIRPIERHDTEQFVDLVSKADFGMTSLTKDPDYLAKRVEDSIRGFERIDYKPTPGEAFMFVMEDLETSNIVGTSGIVPKVGGFEPFYAFRTKTGVQRSDFIGVQKEIRTLHPYAEHNGPCEICSLFLDESYRSSGNGRLLSLSRFLFMSEHPTHFDPEIIAALRGVIDPNGRSPFYDALSQHFFDIDFLEASRQSVFDKSFVGDLMPKHPIYVATLPKAAQEVIGEVHRNTVPARRLLEQEGFIFSGLIDIFEAGPIYTCQRNKIRTLRESSTVIVDKIAPTQNTTTDYIIASNTPSFRSGKAYVDFSADEHITLDPQIADALRLSVGDNVRVAPIRPAFTQKTP comes from the coding sequence ATGGTTATCATTCGCCCCATCGAACGACACGACACCGAACAATTTGTCGACCTCGTATCCAAAGCCGATTTTGGCATGACATCTCTCACTAAAGACCCCGATTACCTCGCAAAACGTGTCGAAGATTCAATCCGAGGCTTCGAACGTATCGATTACAAACCCACTCCCGGCGAAGCCTTCATGTTCGTCATGGAAGACCTTGAAACCAGCAACATCGTCGGCACATCCGGTATCGTTCCTAAAGTCGGAGGCTTCGAACCCTTCTACGCGTTCCGCACGAAAACCGGCGTTCAACGCTCCGATTTCATCGGCGTCCAAAAAGAAATACGCACCCTCCACCCATACGCCGAACACAATGGCCCCTGTGAGATTTGCTCACTCTTTCTCGATGAGTCCTATCGCTCATCCGGCAACGGCCGCCTCCTCTCTCTCTCTCGCTTTCTCTTCATGTCTGAGCATCCCACCCATTTCGACCCCGAGATCATCGCCGCTCTGCGAGGCGTCATTGATCCCAATGGCCGCTCCCCTTTCTATGATGCGCTTAGTCAGCACTTCTTCGATATTGATTTCCTCGAAGCCTCACGCCAATCTGTCTTCGACAAATCCTTCGTCGGAGATCTCATGCCCAAGCACCCTATTTACGTAGCCACGCTCCCCAAAGCCGCTCAAGAGGTCATCGGCGAGGTTCACCGCAATACCGTCCCCGCACGCCGTCTGCTCGAACAAGAGGGTTTTATTTTCTCTGGCCTAATCGATATCTTTGAAGCAGGCCCCATATACACCTGTCAACGCAATAAAATCCGTACCCTTCGCGAATCTTCAACCGTCATCGTTGATAAGATCGCACCCACACAAAACACAACTACCGACTACATCATCGCTTCCAACACGCCATCGTTCCGTTCCGGCAAGGCCTATGTCGATTTTTCTGCCGATGAGCATATCACACTCGACCCACAAATTGCGGACGCTTTACGCCTCTCAGTTGGCGACAACGTTCGTGTTGCCCCTATTCGGCCGGCATTCACACAAAAAACACCGTAA
- the astD gene encoding succinylglutamate-semialdehyde dehydrogenase has product MTQFIANQWLEGQGEAFQSIAPFENTPIWDGQYATPDQVNHAVTAAANAFPDWADLTLEQRLEYVLKYKAELEKNFEKISQIIAQETGKPLWEATMEADRMVAKVQLALDAHKERLAELTLAVGDAQGITRYKPHGPCAVLGPFNLPGHLPNGHIIPALLAGNTIVFKPSEKTPLIGEEMIRCWHNAGLPAGVVNLVHGAAEIGKALITHPDIVGVFFTGSYNVGRAINQLLADHPEKIVALEMGGNNPLIVHESADTKAAIYHTLLSAYITTGQRCTCARRLIVPQTAQGDQFIDQLAQHLPKMNIGAWNADPAPFFGPLIDIEAAQNMLKAQDQYIADGATPLVTMQQHEASPALLTPGLIDLTPLKTITDTEHFGPLLKVIRVPDFDAAIDAANATAYGLSAALLSDNPDNYKRFYRKIRAGIVNWNRQTTGASGRFPFGGCGKSGNNRPAGFFSADYCAFPVASLEANSISIPEKTIVGTGF; this is encoded by the coding sequence ATGACTCAATTTATTGCTAATCAATGGTTAGAAGGGCAGGGCGAAGCCTTCCAGTCTATCGCACCATTCGAAAATACACCCATCTGGGACGGCCAATACGCAACCCCAGATCAAGTCAATCACGCCGTGACCGCAGCCGCAAATGCCTTCCCTGATTGGGCAGACCTCACACTTGAGCAGCGTCTCGAATACGTCCTCAAATACAAAGCAGAACTCGAAAAAAACTTCGAAAAAATCTCGCAAATTATTGCTCAAGAAACAGGTAAGCCGCTATGGGAAGCAACCATGGAAGCCGATCGTATGGTCGCCAAGGTTCAGCTTGCTCTTGATGCCCACAAGGAACGTCTCGCCGAACTCACCCTCGCAGTCGGCGACGCGCAAGGTATTACCCGCTACAAGCCGCATGGCCCGTGTGCCGTTCTCGGCCCGTTCAACCTTCCCGGTCATCTGCCCAACGGTCACATCATCCCTGCTCTCCTCGCAGGTAACACAATTGTTTTCAAGCCATCTGAGAAAACCCCACTAATTGGCGAAGAAATGATCCGCTGTTGGCATAACGCCGGCCTCCCTGCAGGTGTCGTTAATCTTGTTCACGGAGCCGCTGAGATTGGCAAAGCACTGATCACTCACCCCGATATCGTCGGCGTCTTTTTTACCGGCTCATACAATGTCGGACGTGCCATCAACCAACTGCTCGCAGATCATCCCGAAAAAATCGTCGCTCTTGAAATGGGCGGCAACAATCCGCTCATCGTCCACGAATCTGCCGATACCAAGGCCGCAATTTATCACACCCTCTTGTCAGCATATATCACTACCGGTCAACGATGTACCTGTGCACGCAGGCTCATCGTCCCTCAAACCGCACAAGGCGATCAATTTATTGATCAACTCGCCCAGCACCTACCCAAAATGAACATTGGGGCATGGAACGCTGACCCCGCTCCATTCTTCGGCCCGCTCATCGATATCGAAGCCGCGCAAAATATGCTCAAGGCTCAAGATCAGTACATTGCTGACGGCGCAACCCCGCTCGTTACAATGCAGCAGCACGAAGCATCGCCAGCTCTTTTAACACCAGGCCTCATTGATCTAACCCCACTTAAAACGATCACTGATACCGAGCACTTCGGTCCTCTTCTTAAAGTCATTCGTGTTCCCGACTTTGACGCCGCCATTGACGCCGCGAATGCAACCGCATACGGGCTCTCCGCCGCACTGCTCTCTGATAACCCCGATAACTATAAACGCTTCTACCGCAAAATCCGAGCCGGTATTGTTAATTGGAATCGGCAAACTACGGGTGCATCCGGACGTTTCCCTTTTGGTGGTTGCGGGAAATCTGGAAACAACCGACCTGCCGGATTTTTCTCCGCGGATTACTGTGCTTTCCCCGTTGCATCGCTTGAAGCAAATTCTATATCAATCCCAGAAAAAACAATCGTAGGGACTGGTTTTTAA
- a CDS encoding ABC transporter ATP-binding protein → MIPISIQGLRKHFGTTRAVDGIDLEIGAGDLFFLLGPSGCGKTTLLRMLAGFTDPTDGRILFGERNVTHEAANKRDTGMVFQGYALWPHMTVKQNVEFGLTVGKRKGKYSAADRKVKVDDALGMVQIDQYADRKPNQLSGGQQQRVALARALVIEPDVILLDEPLSNLDAKLRLDMRSQIREICKRAGITGVYVTHDQKEALSMADGIAVLRDGKVMQTGSPRALYEQPRTRFVADFLGETNFVQGEVLGSENGRMVIDTALGRLHSSSYPTDMPTKGNVTCSIRPEAMMLDHRGEWGGSTGENMFGTAQKHVVYLGEMAQYRLLASEQVEMKAFELNPRLMDERAEKLNARVDPADVVVLAD, encoded by the coding sequence ATGATCCCAATTTCAATACAAGGTTTGCGGAAACATTTTGGTACGACGAGGGCGGTGGATGGGATTGATCTGGAGATTGGAGCGGGAGATCTGTTCTTTTTGCTTGGGCCAAGTGGTTGTGGAAAGACGACGTTGCTGCGGATGCTGGCGGGTTTTACGGATCCGACAGATGGGCGGATTTTGTTTGGCGAGCGGAATGTCACACATGAGGCGGCGAATAAGCGTGATACGGGGATGGTGTTTCAGGGATATGCGCTTTGGCCACACATGACGGTGAAGCAGAATGTGGAGTTTGGATTGACGGTTGGGAAAAGGAAGGGGAAATATAGTGCGGCAGATCGGAAGGTTAAGGTGGACGATGCATTGGGGATGGTACAGATTGATCAGTATGCCGATCGGAAGCCGAACCAACTGTCGGGCGGGCAACAACAGCGTGTAGCATTAGCGAGGGCATTGGTGATTGAGCCGGATGTGATCTTGCTGGACGAACCGCTGTCGAATCTGGATGCGAAGCTGAGGTTGGATATGCGAAGTCAGATACGGGAGATCTGTAAACGGGCTGGAATTACAGGGGTTTATGTGACGCATGATCAGAAGGAAGCGTTGTCGATGGCGGATGGGATTGCGGTATTGCGGGATGGAAAGGTGATGCAGACGGGAAGCCCGAGAGCGTTGTATGAACAACCACGAACGCGATTTGTCGCAGACTTTTTGGGTGAGACTAACTTTGTACAAGGTGAGGTACTGGGGAGTGAGAATGGGAGAATGGTGATAGATACGGCACTGGGAAGATTGCATTCGAGCAGTTATCCGACGGATATGCCGACAAAGGGGAATGTGACGTGTTCGATTCGGCCTGAGGCGATGATGCTGGATCATCGCGGTGAGTGGGGGGGATCGACGGGCGAGAATATGTTCGGTACGGCACAGAAGCATGTGGTGTATTTGGGGGAAATGGCTCAATACCGGCTGCTTGCGAGCGAGCAGGTTGAGATGAAGGCATTCGAACTGAACCCGAGACTGATGGATGAGCGAGCAGAGAAACTGAATGCGCGGGTAGACCCTGCGGATGTGGTGGTGTTGGCAGATTGA
- a CDS encoding enoyl-CoA hydratase-related protein codes for MPLINLTIENQIAIITMEDNEQSNRFSQPFNRQLLAQFTQAEKSNVRALIINAKSGARIWSVGHDINEFPTDQKSDPLIWEEAYRRLTRAIRLSRLPVICSIEGAVYGAGCDLAACCDFVLATPDVTFAITPAKLGIPHNLVGVNNFIHAFPDHLLKEIFFLAKPVTAQLALTHGFVNRIIDPPQNLLEESIAFAAEFKSVSPECIHALKIELNILHDATPITTDQAEHIAAVRRQAYRSLNYIEGLHAFHQKRPPNFKGY; via the coding sequence ATGCCTCTAATCAATCTAACAATCGAAAATCAAATCGCCATCATCACCATGGAAGATAACGAGCAAAGCAACCGATTCTCCCAACCCTTTAATCGTCAGCTTCTCGCTCAATTCACACAAGCCGAAAAATCAAATGTTCGCGCACTTATCATCAACGCAAAATCCGGCGCACGCATCTGGTCCGTAGGCCACGACATCAACGAATTCCCAACCGATCAAAAATCCGACCCACTCATCTGGGAAGAAGCATATCGACGACTCACACGCGCCATCCGATTATCTCGTCTCCCCGTCATCTGCTCCATCGAAGGCGCAGTCTACGGCGCTGGCTGCGATCTAGCCGCATGCTGCGATTTCGTCCTCGCAACACCTGATGTCACCTTTGCTATCACACCTGCCAAACTCGGCATCCCTCACAACCTCGTTGGCGTCAACAACTTCATCCACGCCTTTCCCGACCATCTACTCAAAGAGATCTTCTTCCTTGCCAAGCCCGTCACTGCACAACTCGCTCTCACTCATGGCTTCGTCAACCGCATCATCGATCCGCCGCAAAATCTACTCGAAGAATCAATCGCATTCGCAGCCGAATTCAAATCCGTTTCGCCTGAATGTATCCATGCGCTGAAAATCGAACTCAATATCCTCCACGATGCAACCCCCATCACCACCGATCAAGCCGAACATATCGCTGCCGTCAGACGCCAAGCCTATCGCTCGCTCAACTACATCGAAGGCCTCCACGCCTTTCACCAAAAACGCCCG
- a CDS encoding AraC family transcriptional regulator, whose amino-acid sequence MNPEIKDIAEIPIAYMSHKGDYNEMATVWQRFMPLIASNNLITPETKFLGVYYDDPGETPAEQLRSEVCITVPASFKPFDNIQYRTIPAGKYAVFLYKGPYEDSPEFYGKIYHEWIPNSGHTPSETPCFERYLNSPEDTAPEELLTEIYVSLED is encoded by the coding sequence ATGAACCCAGAAATTAAAGATATCGCCGAAATACCCATCGCTTACATGTCCCACAAAGGTGACTACAACGAGATGGCCACCGTATGGCAACGCTTCATGCCTCTTATCGCCTCTAATAACTTGATCACACCCGAAACAAAATTCCTCGGCGTCTACTACGATGACCCCGGCGAAACCCCTGCCGAGCAACTTCGATCAGAAGTCTGCATCACAGTTCCCGCCAGCTTCAAACCTTTTGACAATATCCAATACCGCACCATACCCGCCGGCAAATACGCCGTCTTCCTCTACAAAGGCCCCTATGAAGACTCTCCAGAGTTCTACGGCAAGATCTACCACGAATGGATCCCCAACTCCGGCCACACCCCCTCCGAGACACCATGCTTCGAGCGATACCTCAATTCACCCGAAGATACCGCCCCCGAAGAACTCCTCACTGAAATCTACGTCTCACTCGAAGACTAA